A section of the Ciceribacter thiooxidans genome encodes:
- a CDS encoding protein-L-isoaspartate O-methyltransferase family protein, which translates to MMDFEAARTKMVDNQIRTTDVTSHSVLSAFLTVPREAFVPAELKPLAYIDEDLQIAPARDGNPPRYIMEPSPLAKLVQLAAITKDDVVLEIGCGAGYAAAILSQVAGSVVAVECDEALAASATATLSELGHDNVAVVTGDLEQGYAGEGPYDVIFINGAVEEVPEALLAQLHEGGRLVAVVGYGNAARARLFVRAHGVSSFSEYFNTSVKPLPGFRKAAEFVF; encoded by the coding sequence ATGATGGACTTCGAAGCTGCACGCACCAAGATGGTGGACAACCAGATACGCACGACCGACGTGACGTCGCACTCCGTGCTTTCGGCGTTCCTGACGGTACCGCGGGAGGCCTTCGTGCCGGCTGAACTGAAGCCGCTGGCCTATATCGACGAGGACCTGCAGATCGCGCCTGCCAGGGACGGCAACCCGCCCCGCTACATCATGGAACCGTCGCCGCTCGCGAAACTGGTTCAGCTCGCGGCCATTACAAAGGACGACGTCGTTCTCGAGATCGGTTGCGGCGCAGGCTATGCTGCCGCGATCCTTTCGCAGGTTGCCGGTTCGGTGGTCGCCGTCGAGTGCGATGAGGCCTTGGCCGCCAGCGCCACTGCGACGCTTTCGGAACTCGGTCACGACAATGTGGCAGTGGTCACCGGCGATCTTGAGCAGGGCTATGCCGGCGAAGGACCGTACGACGTTATCTTCATCAACGGCGCCGTCGAGGAAGTGCCCGAAGCACTGCTGGCGCAGTTGCATGAGGGCGGTCGACTCGTCGCCGTCGTCGGCTACGGCAACGCAGCCCGTGCACGGCTGTTTGTCCGCGCCCATGGCGTTTCCTCCTTCAGCGAGTATTTCAACACCTCGGTGAAGCCCTTGCCGGGCTTCCGCAAGGCTGCTGAATTCGTATTCTGA
- a CDS encoding PGPGW domain-containing protein → MAEKKYRIDRERGRLILGKLEMPFPRSRNGRVAVGSGLVAGGILGFLPILGFWMIPLGLLILSQELPSVRRRRRKAAIWWRKRYPQVNRAGR, encoded by the coding sequence ATGGCCGAGAAAAAATATCGTATCGACAGGGAGAGAGGTCGCCTGATCCTCGGGAAGCTGGAGATGCCTTTCCCGCGTTCGCGCAACGGGAGGGTCGCGGTGGGCTCCGGCCTGGTCGCCGGCGGTATTCTCGGTTTCCTCCCGATCCTCGGCTTCTGGATGATTCCGCTGGGGCTGCTGATCCTCTCCCAGGAACTGCCCTCGGTACGCCGGCGCCGGCGCAAGGCGGCGATCTGGTGGCGAAAGCGCTATCCACAGGTCAACCGCGCGGGCCGCTGA
- a CDS encoding cryptochrome/photolyase family protein: MQDPGDTPVILWFRKDLRLGDNRALVHAAATGRPVIPLYIHEPNNGPLGRAQCWWLHHSLVALGRSLERLGSRLILRSGPPQAVLSTLIAESGATEVLWNRRYDPDGIESDSVLKAALRGDGITAHSFSGQLLHEPSRMKTGTGGFYRVYTPFWRAFENSGEPEEPLQPPTAMPAPDVWPDTETLDDWRLLPTTPDWAAEFRNVWTPGEVGARRRLQDFVSGGLQGYAIRRDFPAEPHVSMLSPHLALGEISPAQIWHATRGLAGDVPVEDVTSFRKELVWREFSYHLLFHFPELPRRNFSEKFGGFPWRSDPDGLRRWQRGETGYPIVDAGMRQLWQTGWMHNRVRMIVASFLVKDLLIDWREGESWFRDTLVDADPASNAASWQWVSGSGADAAPFFRIFNPVSQGEKFDPEGAYVRKFVPELARLDTRYIHRPFEAPAAVLAKAGIDLGKTYPQPVVDHKMARERALAAFRGLAVSSSG; this comes from the coding sequence ATGCAGGATCCAGGCGACACACCGGTCATACTCTGGTTCCGCAAGGACCTGAGGCTCGGCGACAACCGCGCGCTCGTCCATGCAGCCGCGACGGGGCGGCCGGTGATTCCCCTCTATATCCATGAGCCGAACAACGGGCCGCTCGGCCGCGCGCAGTGCTGGTGGCTGCACCATTCCCTTGTCGCCCTCGGCCGCTCGCTGGAAAGGCTCGGAAGCAGGCTCATCCTGCGTAGTGGCCCTCCGCAAGCCGTTCTCTCGACACTGATTGCAGAAAGCGGGGCGACCGAGGTGCTCTGGAACCGGCGTTACGACCCCGATGGAATCGAATCCGATTCGGTTCTAAAGGCTGCGCTTCGCGGCGACGGGATCACCGCCCACAGTTTTTCAGGCCAGTTGTTGCACGAGCCGTCGCGGATGAAGACGGGTACCGGCGGCTTCTACCGTGTCTACACGCCGTTCTGGCGCGCCTTCGAAAATTCCGGAGAACCCGAGGAACCACTCCAGCCGCCGACCGCCATGCCCGCCCCGGACGTATGGCCGGACACGGAGACGCTCGACGATTGGCGCCTCCTGCCGACGACGCCGGATTGGGCCGCCGAGTTCCGCAACGTCTGGACGCCCGGAGAAGTCGGCGCCCGAAGGCGGCTCCAGGATTTCGTCAGCGGCGGCCTTCAAGGCTATGCCATCCGACGCGACTTTCCCGCCGAGCCGCATGTCTCCATGCTCTCGCCGCACCTCGCACTCGGCGAAATCTCCCCGGCGCAGATATGGCACGCGACACGCGGGCTTGCCGGCGATGTACCCGTGGAGGACGTTACGAGTTTTCGCAAAGAGCTCGTCTGGCGCGAGTTCAGCTATCACCTGCTCTTTCACTTCCCGGAACTGCCACGGCGCAATTTTTCGGAAAAGTTCGGCGGTTTTCCGTGGCGCAGCGATCCAGACGGCCTGCGGCGATGGCAGCGCGGCGAAACTGGCTACCCGATCGTCGATGCCGGCATGCGGCAGCTCTGGCAGACCGGCTGGATGCACAACCGCGTCCGCATGATCGTCGCCTCCTTTCTGGTCAAGGACCTGCTGATCGACTGGCGGGAGGGGGAAAGCTGGTTTCGTGACACTCTCGTCGACGCCGATCCGGCGTCGAATGCCGCGAGCTGGCAATGGGTCTCCGGTTCCGGAGCGGATGCCGCCCCCTTCTTCCGCATCTTCAACCCGGTCAGCCAGGGCGAAAAATTCGATCCCGAGGGCGCCTATGTGCGAAAGTTCGTGCCCGAGCTCGCGCGCCTCGACACCCGCTACATTCACCGGCCATTCGAGGCACCGGCCGCAGTCCTTGCCAAGGCCGGCATCGACCTCGGAAAGACCTACCCGCAGCCGGTCGTTGACCACAAGATGGCGCGCGAACGGGCGCTCGCAGCGTTTCGCGGCCTCGCCGTTTCATCGTCCGGATAG